One Salvelinus sp. IW2-2015 linkage group LG4q.2, ASM291031v2, whole genome shotgun sequence DNA window includes the following coding sequences:
- the LOC111963222 gene encoding pleckstrin homology domain-containing family G member 3 — protein sequence MPEESHSTLHKGPMGEESPRLYSAVSVSGCHERPDGYSQLCADPSEGEAKRPVSLVSTLSSGSSRDSHSLYGSTTALPSTPPPPSREDIDLELSPAKGAREQPQAQLQGLYQGGTRDQWRSHSQNRSQSNTSNRRAFAPPTPTSPFATEAMAPNPKLSYVDRVVMEVIETERMYVRDLRSIVEDYLSHIIDMDNLPIQPDQVSSLFGNIEDIYEFNSELLQSLDMCENDPVAVARCFVDKSDDFEIYTQYCTNYPNSVGALTDCMRSKTLAKFFSDRQASLKRSLPLGSYLLKPVQRILKYHLLLQEIAKHFDPDEEGYEVVQEAIDTMTGVAWYINDMKRKHEHSVRLQEIQSLLINWKGPDLTTFGELVLEGTFQVQRAKNTRMLFLFDKMLLITKKRGEHYVYKTHISCSTLMLLDSAKDPLHFSVIHFKHPKQPHTVQAKTVEEKRLWAHHIKRLILENHHTIVPQKAKEAILEKDSLNPGSGRYRYSPERLKKAVSCQAEDFPAEGRHGRRRSEPAKQIVRTTKAILKHADSEGALLGDRRSLQPSASVGMLGSSLGKPKAERPSVQEDLSPSDGEDPRPGSPPLQRGTEQEEEKGEINMDDILMEDDQDEEHCAVVDEKRPMGARMDTLTQEISEMATVEAFTDQVYVKEVLPQSSAPKVVVMEESDENPPLYTEPDALPTLLPRQLETSQTPELEKRKEERYKEGEEKESDCSAHQQDVINSSSATNGECSELDGAVRTEPSSILPASVLDQASVIAEHFVSSLSRRGSLVVSEELRSLGCPSPQPGSRSSSNPCLSTMLQEKAQTLVNSTPEPPLLLEANTSTPDPRPDHLMEVERQFTLSKQDRILIHKIRRYYEHAEHQDASFSITRRESLSYIPAGLVRHLSRQLNGKDQAVPGHRRSSPNIRPTFWSAFDLPGIEKEQRTNTTPVLEPQRAADPKPRSQSVNDAPVGDEEEFFRPSSDMVQVWQEIDVNGTFEEPKGSNGTEEIFHPXSHLSRKGGTSRDSPEAEYIEPMRILEESDTGSVSKESPVPLPVIITPDPFSGHESCQNKIPKSWESGGVSSAPIPRIISLCSEVDEDLILQDMEKMKNKVFQLARQYSQRIKNSRPVVRQRNREAEKHLAPKNLPAVYEEKVQKRDWGRANLMLSLNSYEQVVVHELRTPSPAPSLSSGASSQVTSPCPNGPPSPVQTEIFHWPHVQELRSKYTDPRLDPGSSHASPVSRSYSVPERMESCTEGCSTSWSPAGYSSSCNGSTEMNSALTDSLETTSSMAHRGVGSVGKAKPQPPLCRWNSLDHMLGTLPLHELQNLQVPTRSCCVAGQTTLPNENKVIIVERVPGARPVETGGKESVEEEGTKGKGQLKILKSLDYQYCAKGSPLTSGKNTEGSLVKNLRVKFQNLGSTHEHLKTVKTMPI from the exons ATGCCAGAGGAGTCCCACAGTACTCTCCATAAGGGCCCAATGGGGGAAG AATCTCCTCGGTTGTACTCTGCCGTCTCCGTCAGTGGTTGTCATGAGCGACCAGACGGCTACAGCCAGCTGTGTGCTGACCCTTCGGAGGGAGAGGCTAAGCGTCCAGTGAGCCTGGTGTCCACTCTGTCCTCTGGCTCCTCCAGGGACAGCCACAGCCTCTACGGCAGTACCACGGCCCTCCCCTCCACACCACCTCCCCCCAGTAGAGAGGACATTGACCTGGAGCTCAGCCCTGCAAAGGGAGCCAGGGAGCAGCCACAGGCCCAGCTGCAGGGCCTCTACCAGGGGGGGACCAGAGATCAGTGGCGGAGCCACAGTCAAAACAGGTCCCAGTCCAACACCTCCAACAGGAGAGCTTTTGCACCTCCGACCCCAACCTCACCCTTTGCCACTGAAGCCATGGCGCCCAACCCMAAGCTCAGCTACGTGGACCGTGTGGTCATGGAGGTCATTGAGACGGAGCGCATGTATGTTAGGGACCTTCGCAGCATCGTGGAG GATTACCTGTCTCACATCATAGACATGGACAACCTTCCCATTCAACCAGACCAGGTTTCTTCATTGTTTGGGAATATAGAGGACATCTATGAGTTTAACAG TGAGCTGCTGCAGTCTCTGGACATGTGTGAAAATGACCCTGTGGCTGTGGCCAGATGCTTCGTAGATAAG agTGATGATTTTGAGATCTACACGCAGTACTGCACAAACTATCCCAA ctCTGTGGGTGCACTGACAGACTGCATGAGGAGTAAGACCCTGGCCAAGTTCTTCAGCGATCGCCAGGCCTCTCTCAAGCGTTCTCTCCCCCTGGGGTCCTACCTGCTCAAACCTGTCCAGAGGATCCTCAAATACCACCTGCTTCTGCAG GAGATTGCTAAGCACTTTGACCCTGATGAGGAGGGCTATGAGGTGGTACAGGAGGCCATCGACACCATGACCGGGGTGGCCTGGTACATCAATGACATGAAGAGGAAACACGAGCACTCTGTCAGGCTGCAG gagatcCAGTCTCTCCTGATCAACTGGAAGGGCCCTGACCTCACTACATTTGGAGAGCTGGTCCTGGAGGGAACTTTCCAGGTACAACGTGCCAAGAATACCAGGATGCTGTTCCTCTTCGACAAGATGCTCCTCATCaccaagaagagaggagagcactaCGTCTACAAGACCCACATCTCG TGCTCAACTCTGATGCTGCTTGACAGTGCCAAGGACCCCCTGCACTTCAGTGTGATCCACTTCAAGCATCCCAAGCAGCCTCACACTGTGCAG GCCAAGACTGTAGAGGAGAAGCGCCTCTGGGCTCATCATATCAAGAGGCTGATTCTAGAGAACCACCACACCATCGTCCCACAGAAG GCAAAAGAGGCCATCCTGGAAAAGGATTCTCTCA ACCCAGGATCAGGGAGGTACCGTTACAGCCCAGAGAGGCTGAAGAAGGCTGTATCCTGCCAGGCTGAAGACTTCCCTGCAGAAGGACGGCACGGACGCAGGAGATCAG aaCCAGCGAAACAGATTGTGAGGACAACCAAAG CCATTCTGAAG CATGCGGACAGTGAAGGTGCTCTGCTGGGGGACAGGCGTTCCCTGCAACCCTCTGCTAGTGTCGGTATGCTGGGCTCCAGTCTTGGCAAGCCCAAGGCTGAGAGGCCTAGTGTACAGGAGGACCTAAGTCCCAGTGATGGTGAGGACCCTAGGCCAGGGTCCCCGCCCCTCCAGAGGGGCactgagcaggaggaggagaagggggagattaACATGGATGATATTCTGATGGAGGACGACCAG GATGAAGAACACTGTGCGGTTGTAGATGAGAAGAGACCAATGGGGGCGAGGATGGATACATTAACCCARGAGATCAGTGAAATGGCTACAGTGGAGGCCTTCACTGACCAG GTGTATGTGAAGGAGGTGCTTCCTCAAAGCAGTGCTCCTAAGGTAGTGGTGATGGAAGAGAGTGACGAGAACCCACCCCTATACACAGAGCCTGATGCCTTGCCCACCCTGCTTCCCAGACAGCTTGAGACATCTCAGACACCGGAGCttgagaagaggaaagaggaaaggtacaaagaaggagaagagaaggagagtgacTGCTCTGCCCACCAACAGGATGTGATTAACTCCTCATCAGCGACCAATGGAGAGTGTTCAGAGTTGGATGGGGCGGTGCGGACTGAGCCCAGCAGCATTCTACCTGCCTCTGTGTTGGACCAGGCCAGTGTAATTGCTGAGCATTTTGTCAGCAGCCTGTCCCGGAGAGGCAGCCTGGTGGTCTCAGAGGAGCTGCGTTCCCTGGGCTGCCCCTCACCTCAGCcgggcagcaggagcagcagcaacCCCTGTCTGAGCACCATGCTCCAGGAGAAGGCCCAGACTCTGGTCAACTCCACCCCAGAGCCCCCACTGCTCCTGGAGGCCAACACCTCAACGCCTGACCCTAGACCAGACCATCTCATGGAGGTGGAGCGCCAGTTCACTCTCTCCAAGCAAGACCGGATACTCATCCACAAGATCAGGAGGTACTACGAACATGCTGAGCACCAGGACGCCAGCTTCAGCATCACACGCAGGGAGAGCCTGTCCTATATCCCTGCAGGCCTGGTCAGACACCTGAGCCGGCAGCTTAACGGCAAGGACCAGGCGGTTCCAGGGCACCGGAGGAGCTCCCCGAACATCCGGCCCACCTTTTGGTCAGCTTTTGACCTCCCTGGCATAGAAAAGGAGCAGAGGACTAATACTACCCCTGTGCTGGAGCCACAGAGAGCTGCAGACCCAAAGCCCAGGTCCCAGAGTGTCAATGATGCTCCTGTTGGAGATGAGGAAGAGTTCTTCAGACCCTCCTCGGACATGGTCCAAGTGTGGCAAGAGATAGATGTCAATGGGACCTTTGAGGAACCCAAGGGTTCCAATGGTACAGAGGAAATTTTCCATCCCRGATCACATCTATCCCGGAAGGGGGGAACCAGCAGAGATAGCCCTGAAGCAGAGTACATCGAGCCCATGAGGATCCTGGAGGAGTCAGACACGGGCAGTGTCTCAAAGGAATCCCCAGTCCCATTACCTGTCATAATCACCCCAGACCCCTTCTCAGGGCATGAGTCCTGCCAGAATAAGATTCCCAAGTCCTGGGAGAGTGGCGGGGTCAGTAGCGCTCCCATCCCCAGGATAATCAGTCTGTGTTCAGAGGTAGATGAGGACCTGATCCTGCAGGACATGGAGAAGATGAAGAACAAGGTGTTCCAGCTGGCCCGCCAGTACAGCCAGCGCATCAAGAACAGCAGGCCTGTGGTGAGGCAGAGGAACAGGGAAGCTGAGAAACACCTTGCCCCCAAGAACCTGCCAGCTGTCTACGAGGAGAAGGTCcaaaagagagactggg GTAGAGCTAACCTGATGCTGTCACTCAACTCTTATGAGCAAGTGGTCGTGCATGAGCTGAGGACCCCAAGCCCAGCCCCAAGCCTCAGTTCTGGGGCCAGCTCACAGGTCACGTCCCCTTGTCCCAACGGTCCTCCGAGCCCAGTGCAGACAGAGATTTTCCACTGGCCACATGTCCAGGAGCTGCGCTCTAAATACACTGACCCCAGGCTGGACCCAGGTTCCTCCCATGCCTCACCTGTCAGCCGTAGCTACTCCGTCCCTGAGAGGATGGAGAGTTGCACTGAGGGGTGCAGCACCTCATGGAGCCCTGCTGGCTATTCATCCAGCTGCAACGGCTCCACAGAAATGAACAGTGCCCTAACAGACTCCCTTGAGACTACGTCATCCATGGCCCACCGGGGTGTGGGCTCTGTGGGGAAGGCTAAGCCCCAGCCCCCGCTGTGTAGGTGGAACTCTTTGGATCACATGCTGGGAACACTGCCTCTACATGAACTGCAAAACCTCCAGGTGCCCACGAGGAGCTGTTGCGTGGCTGGTCAGACCACCCTGCCCAACGAGAACAAGGTAATTATAGTGGAGAGGGTTCCTGGCGCAAGGCCTGTGGAGactggagggaaggagagtgtAGAGGAGGAAGGCACTAAAGGAAAGGGCCAACTCAAAATCCTGAAAAGCCTCGACTACCAGTACTGTGCCAAAGGGTCTCCACTGACTTCAGGCAAAAATACTGAGGGTAGTCTGGTAAAAAACTTACGGGTGAAATTCCAGAACTTGGGTTCAACACATGAACACTTGAAAACTGTGAAGACCATGCCTATTTGA